One window from the genome of Heptranchias perlo isolate sHepPer1 chromosome 22, sHepPer1.hap1, whole genome shotgun sequence encodes:
- the LOC137340520 gene encoding trinucleotide repeat-containing gene 6A protein-like isoform X3 — protein MRGLEANATKEAQEKQNRDRVQEKEEQLMEERKKRKDDKKKKEAALKKAIEQKNKVPESTKTSQSQPQPANPNSGTSTTTSNNSNAKRVPVNTQQQALSRYPPREVPPRFRHQEQKQLLKRGQQLPSAAGTATPVLTSQSGGSAVTVQPVTNGQLHYSSKTQTGMPPIRHLVSHSPNQSDLNHSGLGSHYENSHWGPVSTNSDSTTNWDKVIVDGSDKEAWPSITGSDPELASECMDVDSASSSGSEKNLNIMASGSTVGDGDGNRTGNGNGSSSQFVVGNVSNNVGNGSINGPWGGSRGSLSSTCQGSAENMDGKPESDHGKLNAWGSIGSTSSGSLNPNGLNPNANLGVWPVLENDGNTVQGPVPGGNSGTNVQRSTVGQMLNNQSVNMGLSAHGSWGGLQENSDAEVNGTRKVSFSGQPQNLNTEMNGPNNTTNPLTSSLPNSTSSMQTNELPKLTGPGAWGVPLGMSTVNPSQLQASSITNGTSVSQLGNGGISEGMNSGSYGTTWGTSGTNYSGEKCPGSSSNLGQASGDTVNATLAQSTINGSGSTSYKSNGGSNRGGVAWESGVVNSHNMAWGTGNSIGSGGTRRVWGNPAPNANTGTNVSNGEWNKLPNNQHSNNGLNGSGNRKGTNGWKSLDDALCGQNSTTSQPSEQNNIWVKTPTSTSGTVDSEGSTESTGSRHDRMSVGSGDGNSRRGEKRKPDKQGNVQSILSRTDLDPRVLSNTGWGQTPIKQNTAWDIEPSAKSERKTDNGTEAWGGRVSQTSNSGGWGDGPGPNSNDTSSVSGWGDPKPATVSCNTGWGDTKGSSSEGGWEDNSAATGMVKSNQMWGGNKEEKSTAWNDAQKVKQGWVDGQKSNQGWVMSGADGWGENSRGGQWGEPQKTSSGGWDNDSDRSVSGWSEPGRPGTGRSTWASSNNSNPNNTAGWGEPAKPAQPQGWGEPAKPAQPQGWGEPAKPAQPQGWGEPAKPAQPQGWGEPAKPAQPQGWGEPAKPAQPQGWGEPAKPAQPQGWGEPAKPAQPQGWGEPAKPSNSADWNKPQDSNSSWGAAPPANKPSGPGWLNGPMPAPSKEEEPTGWEEPSPESIRRKMEIDDGTAAWGDPSKYNYKSVNMWNKNVQSSGSSSEQPAQVQPTTTPQQAPPQLPQQMPPSSAMPNKENSGSGWGETYTIQTKPEFSWGEPPALTATVDNGTVAWGQPMDTGTSWREPVNDSAGTSGWGNTPAAPPPPNRSGPKPMQDGWGDEEASVPGTRHSSWEEEEGESVMWNSNISQDNNSSSNWAPKKMAQKGMMKGGNKPDDMWMNQLMKQFSNIGFSREPAEETKSNKMDIPVGMLRDKRMEMDKHGINIGEYNGIIGKGHASRPQISKESSMERNPYYDKNGNPNVFGGSNAAAQARGMQQPPAQPLNSSQPNLRAQVPPPLLSPQVPASLLKYATANGSLNTALLNFGPQQVAMLNQLSQLNQLSQLSQISQLQRLLLQQQKAQNQRNVPGPMRQSQEQAARVLNMQQMLQHPRQLDTSLPKQQPPSQQPMHKPFPENLMPPTPHELQTKEPPSLNSYSSYPLGGFPQPSPGQSDPTVPQAAHLPHMPLHYPIPKMFLPDNSPNHSLLSPPLCNANSHMPGSPIHQHAGRKPATQERSMSRGLNPNLNVPLDFGSIVNLKEPQSQQSRLKQWTASENLPVNSSLDQNSSKHGATSSGLSICSGKLLEESPFGHFDISMNSLASPPGSVGDGWPSAKSPSDKLSSNVNWPPEFRPGEPWKGYQNIDPETDPYVTPGSVMTNLSISTARDLDLLRDRNNGSSSSMNTTLPSTSAWSLVGASSYNSSLSSTAQSTPARIGDPKSTWSPGPVTNASLAHELWKVPLLPKNTTAPSRPPPGLTNQKPSSSWGNSSLRVGGGWGNSESRYNPGPSWGDISSGRITNWLVLKNLTPQIDGSTLRTLCMQHGPLITFHLNLPHGNALVCYSSKEEAAKAQKSLHMCVLGNTTILAEFASEDEINRFFAQGQSLTPSLGWQSLGSSQNRIAPIDSSHPFSNRNDLNHWNGAGLSGTGSGDLHGTSLWGTPNYSTSLWGTPSSNDTRGIGSPSPINAFLPVDHLGGGESI, from the exons ATTTAAACCATAGTGGTTTGGGATCGCATTATGAAAATTCTCACTGGGGACCTGTCTCTACCAACAGTGACTCTACTACAAATTGGGATAAAGTTATTGTAGACGGGTCCGACAAAGAAGCCTGGCCTTCAATCACTGGCAGTGACCCAGAGTTAGCTTCAGAATGCATGGACGTTGACTCTGCTTCAAGCTCTGGGTCAGAGAAGAACCTCAATATCATGGCTTCGGGGAGCACAGTTGGTGATGGCGATGGGAACCGAACGGGCAATGGAAATGGTTCTTCGAGCCAGTTTGTGGTTGGAAATGTCAgcaataatgtaggaaatggaagTATTAATGGGCCTTGGGGAGGGTCTCGAGGCTCTTTGTCAAGCACATGTCAGGGTTCTGCAGAAAATATGGATGGCAAACCAGaaagtgaccatggtaaactgaaTGCTTGGGGCAGCATAGGTTCCACATCAAGTGGATCCCTGAATCCAAATGGTTTGAATCCAAATGCCAACCTAGGTGTCTGGCCCGTgttggaaaatgatggaaatactgtGCAAGGACCTGTGCCAGGTGGCAATTCTGGCACCAATGTTCAACGTAGCACTGTAGGTCAAATGCTGAATAATCAGAGTGTTAACATGGGACTATCAGCTCATGGTTCGTGGGGAGGACTTCAGGAGAATTCTGATGCAGAAGTTAATGGTACAAGGAAGGTTTCATTCAGTGGACAACCTCAAAACCTTAACACTGAAATGAATGGACCAAATAACACTACTAACCCTTTGACCTCTAGCTTACCAAACTCTACTAGTTCGATGCAGACAAATGAACTGCCTAAACTTACAGGGCCTGGGGCCTGGGGTGTACCCTTAGGAATGAGCACAGTAAACCCATCTCAGCTTCAGGCCTCTTCAATTACAAATGGCACTTCTGTTTCTCAGCTTGGCAATGGAGGAATTAGTGAGGGAATGAACAGTGGGTCTTATGGTACGACTTGGGGTACATCTGGCACTAACTACTCTGGAGAAAAATGTCCAGGCTCAAGCAGTAATTTGGGGCAAGCTAGTGGTGACACTGTGAATGCAACTCTAGCACAATCCACTATTAATGGATCTGGAAGTACTTCTTACAAAAGTAATGGGGGAAGCAATAGAGGGGGAGTCGCATGGGAATCTGGTGTGGTCAACTCCCACAATATGGCTTGGGGAACAGGGAACAGTATAGGCTCCGGAGGGACTCGAAGAGTCTGGGGGAACCCAGCACCAAATGCAAACACTGGCACTAATGTCTCAAATGGGGAATGGAACAAACTGCCTAACAATCAGCATTCCAATAATGGTCTAAATGGAAGTGGTAATAGGAAGGGAACAAATGGATGGAAAAGTCTAGACGATGCTCTTTGTGGTCAGAATTCTACTACATCTCAGCCGAGTGAACAAAACAATATATGGGTCAAAACTCCAACTTCAACTTCAGGTACTGTGGACAGTGAGGGGAGCACAGAGAGCACCGGGAGTCGCCATGATAGAATGAGTGTGGGAAGTGGTGATGGCAATAGCAGACGTGGTGAGAAAAGGAAACCTGACAAACAGGGAAATGTCCAAAGTATTCTGAGTAGAACTGACTTGGACCCACGTGTCCTTTCCAATACTGGCTGGGGACAGACTCCAATCAAACAGAACACTGCCTGGGATATTGAACCTTCAGcgaagagtgagagaaaaactgacAATGGAACAGAGGCCTGGGGAGGTCGTGTTTCCCAGACTTCAAACTcagggggatggggggatgggcCTGGCCCAAACAGTAATGATACCTCATCAGTATCTGGGTGGGGGGATCCAAAGCCTGCTACAGTCTCTTGCAACACGGGTTGGGGAGACACCAAAGGCTCAAGCAGCGAAGGGGGGTGGGAGGATAATTCTGCTGCTACGGGAATGGTAAAGAGCAATCAAATGTGGGGAGGAAACAAAGAAGAGAAGTCAACTGCGTGGAATGATGCACAAAAGGTCAAACAGGGATGGGTTGATGGACAGAAATCAAACCAGGGTTGGGTAATGTCTGGAGCTGATGGATGGGGTGAGAATTCGAGGGGTGGCCAGTGGGGGGAACCACAGAAGACAAGCTCAGGCGGTTGGGATAATGACAGCGATAGATCTGTGTCTGGCTGGAGTGAACCTGGGAGACCGGGCACAGGCCGTAGCACATGGGCAAGTAGCAACAATTCCAACCCCAATAATACTGCAGGCTGGGGGGAGCCCGCCAAGCCTGCTCAGCCCCAGGGCTGGGGGGAGCCCGCCAAGCCTGCTCAGCCCCAGGGCTGGGGGGAGCCCGCCAAGCCTGCTCAGCCCCAGGGCTGGGGGGAGCCCGCCAAGCCTGCTCAGCCCCAGGGCTGGGGGGAGCCCGCCAAGCCTGCTCAGCCCCAGGGCTGGGGGGAGCCCGCCAAGCCTGCTCAGCCCCAGGGCTGGGGGGAGCCCGCCAAGCCTGCTCAGCCCCAGGGCTGGGGGGAGCCCGCCAAGCCTGCTCAGCCCCAGGGCTGGGGGGAGCCCGCCAAGCCGAGTAACTCTGCAGATTGGAACAAGCCACAGGACAGTAACAGTTCTTGGGGAGCGGCACCTCCTGCAAATAAACCTTCCGGCCCAGGCTGGCTCAATGGCCCGATGCCGGCTCCATCAAAAGAGGAGGAACCTACGGGCTGGGAGGAGCCTTCTCCGGAATCTATTCGCCGTAAAATGGAAATCGACGATGGCACCGCCGCCTGGGGGGACCCGAGCAAGTACAACTACAAGAGTGTGAACATGTGGAACAAAAACGTGCAGAGCAGCGGCAGCAGCTCTGAGCAGCCAGCACAGGTCCAGCCCACAACGACACCGCAGCAGGCCCCACCACAGCTGCCACAGCAAATGCCACCGTCAAGTGCCATGCCAAACAAAGAGAACAGCGGCTCTG GTTGGGGAGAAACATACACCATTCAGACAAAGCCAGAATTCTCTTGGGGAGAACCGCCTGCTCTAACCGCGACAGTGGACAATGGAACCGTGGCCTGGGGTCAACCCATGGATACAGGAACCAGCTGGAGAGAGCCCGTTAATGACAGTGCTGGTACCTCTGGCTGGGGCAACACTCCAGCTGCCCCACCACCTCCAAATAGATCTG GCCCCAAACCTATGCAAGATGGCTGGGGTGATGAGGAAGCATCGGTGCCAGGAACTCGTCACTCcagctgggaggaggaggaaggggagtcgGTGATGTGGAACAGTAACATCTCGCAAGATAACAACTCCTCTTCAAACTGGGCACCAAAAAAGATGGCTCAAAAG ggCATGATGAAAGGGGGAAACAAGCCAGATGATATGTGGATGAATCAATTAATGAAGCAATTCTCTAACATTGGATTTTCT AGGGAGCCTGCTGAAGAAACAAAGAGCAATAAGATGGACATACCTGTTG GTATGTTAAGAGATAAAAGAATGGAGATGGACAAACACGGCATAAACATTGGAGAATATAATGGCATTATAGGGAAAGGACATGCTTCTCGTCCTCAGATTTCCAAAGAGTCTTCCATGGAACGCAATCCTTATTATGATAAG AATGGCAATCCTAATGTATTTGGCGGCAGCAATGCAGCAGCACAAGCCAGGGGCATGCAACAGCCTCCAGCACAACCTCTTAACTCATCTCAGCCTAATCTCCGCGCTCAAGTGCCTCCTCCATTATTATCCCCTCAG GTTCCAGCATCGTTACTGAAGTATGCAACAGCCAACGGGAGCCTAAACACTGCACTATTAAATTTCGGTCCCCAGCAGGTAGCCATGCTCAATCAGCTCTCCCAGTTGAACCAGCTGTCTCAACTTTCACAGATCTCCCAGCTACAG CGCCTGCTGCTTCAGCAGCAGAAGGCACAGAATCAGAGGAACGTGCCTGGACCCATGCGTCAGTCTCAAGAACAG GCTGCTCGTGTGCTCAACATGCAACAGATGCTGCAACACCCCCGTCAACTGGATACAAGCCTTCCGAAGCAGCAGCCTCCGTCGCAGCAGCCAATGCATAAGCCCTTCCCGGAGAATCTcatgccccccacccctcacGAGCTGCAGACAAAAGAGCCGCCTTCGCTCAACTCGTACAGCAGCTACCCTCTAGGTGGGTTTCCCCAACCCAGTCCAGGGCAGTCTGATCCCACGGTGCCACAAGCTGCTCACCTTCCCCACATGCCCTTACACTACCCCATCCCCAAAATGTTTCTTCCTGACAACAGCCCTAATCACAGCCTCCTCAGTCCCCCCCTGTGTAATGCAAACAGCCACATGCCAGGCTCACCCATCCATCAACATGCAGGGAGGAAGCCTGCCACTCAAGAAAGGTCTATGTCAAGAG GCTTGAATCCAAACTTGAATGTACCCCTGGATTTCGGCAGTATTGTTAACCTGAAAGAACCACAATCCCAACAGTCCCGACTGAAGCAGTGGACTGCCTCGGAGAACCTACCCGTTAATTCCTCTCTAGATCAAAACTCCAGCAAACATG gTGCTACTTCAAGTGGTCTTAGTATTTGTTCGGGCAAGTTGCTTGAAGAATCTCCTTTTGGTCATTTTGACATTTCCATGAACTCTCTGGCCAGTCCtcctgggtctgttggagatggCTGGCCAAGTGCCAAATCACCCAGTGATAAGCTCTCTAGCAATGTTAATTGGCCACCAG AGTTTCGCCCTGGTGAGCCTTGGAAAGGTTATCAAAACATTGACCCTGAAACTGACCCTTACGTCACTCCTGGCAGTGTGATGACCAATCTGTCAATCTCTACTGCCCGGGATCTTGACCTCCTCAGGGACAGGAACAATG GGTCGTCCTCATCTATGAACACCACGCTGCCTTCAACTAGTGCCTGGTCCCTTGTTGGTGCCTCCAGCTACAATAGTTCCCTCAGCAGTACAGCACAAAGCACTCCAG CCAGAATCGGTGATCCCAAATCCACTTGGTCTCCTGGTCCGGTCACCAATGCTTCCCTGGCCCACGAGCTGTGGAAAGTCCCCCTGCTGCCCAAAAACACTACCGCTCCGTCCCGCCCGCCACCAGGGCTGACCAATCAGAAGCCTTCGTCCTCGTGGGGAAATAGCTCACTGCGAGTGGGTGGAGGATGGGGAAATTCCGAGTCCAGATACAACCCGG GTCCAAGCTGGGGTGACATCAGCTCAGGGAGAATAACCAATTGGCTTGTTCTCAAGAACCTCACGCCTCAG ATTGACGGCTCCACCTTGCGTACACTGTGCATGCAGCACGGCCCACTAATAACATTCCACCTTAACCTGCCCCACGGAAACGCTTTGGTCTGTTACAGCTCGAAAGAAGAGGCAGCCAAGGCACAGAAATCTCTGCACAT GTGTGTTTTAGGGAACACTACCATCCTTGCTGAGTTTGCCAGTGAAGACGAGATTAATCGCTTCTTTGCACAAGGCCAGTCGCTGACTCCCTCTCTGGGCTGGCAATCTCTGGGATCCAGCCAGAACCGCATCGCACCCATTGACAGTTCCCACCCATTCTCAAACCGCAATGATCTCAATCACTGGAATGGTGCTGGGCTGTCGGGAACTGGTAGTGGAGACCTCCACGGCACTTCACTCTGGGGCACCCCCAATTATTCCACTAGCCTGTGGGGAACCCCGAGCAGCAATGACACGCGGGGAATCGGCAGCCCCTCCCCCATCAATGCTTTCCTCCCTGTTGACCACCTGGGAGGTGGAGAGTCCATCTGA